In Microbacterium laevaniformans, a single window of DNA contains:
- a CDS encoding UDP-glucose dehydrogenase family protein: MKLSVIGCGYLGAVHAAAMASIGHEVVGIDVDQRKIDALSEGQAPFFEPGLQEILTAGIAAGNLRFTTDMAEAAGAKVHFVGVGTPQQKDSYAADLTYVNAAFDALLPYLASGDIVAGKSTVPVGTAASLAPRVSETGATLVWNPEFLREGYAVQDTVDPDRLVAGVPAGEEGEIAASVLREVYHPSVAKGTPFIVTDYATAELVKVSANAFLATKISFINAMAEIAEVTGADVTQLADAIGHDARIGRRFLGAGIGFGGGCLPKDIRAFSARAEELGRGESVAFLRQVDEINLRRRERAVQLVVDGLGGSVFEKKVTVLGAAFKPHSDDIRDSPALDVAVRLHGLGANVTVTDPAAIENARRIHPQLTYVEDRDEAIRDADALVLVTEWDEYRRQLPPEHASSLTDGRVVVDGRNGLDAAAWRAAGWAYYGMGRP, translated from the coding sequence ATGAAGCTGTCCGTCATCGGTTGTGGTTACCTCGGCGCTGTGCATGCTGCGGCCATGGCGTCGATCGGTCATGAGGTCGTCGGCATCGACGTTGACCAGCGGAAGATCGACGCGCTCTCCGAGGGACAGGCGCCGTTCTTCGAGCCGGGACTGCAGGAGATCCTGACGGCGGGGATTGCAGCGGGCAACCTGCGCTTCACCACCGATATGGCCGAGGCTGCGGGCGCGAAGGTCCACTTCGTCGGAGTGGGAACTCCCCAGCAGAAAGACAGCTACGCCGCCGACCTCACCTATGTGAACGCGGCGTTCGATGCTCTGCTGCCCTACCTCGCTTCCGGTGACATCGTCGCCGGAAAGTCGACCGTCCCTGTCGGCACCGCGGCGAGCCTGGCTCCGCGGGTGTCGGAGACCGGCGCCACGCTCGTGTGGAACCCCGAGTTCCTCCGCGAGGGTTACGCGGTGCAAGACACCGTCGACCCCGACCGCCTCGTCGCCGGCGTGCCGGCGGGCGAAGAGGGTGAGATCGCAGCATCCGTGCTGCGTGAGGTCTACCACCCCTCGGTGGCGAAGGGCACGCCGTTCATCGTCACCGACTACGCCACCGCCGAGCTGGTCAAGGTCTCGGCGAACGCGTTCCTGGCGACCAAGATCAGCTTCATCAACGCGATGGCCGAGATCGCCGAGGTCACCGGCGCCGACGTCACCCAGCTCGCCGACGCCATCGGCCACGACGCCCGCATCGGTCGTCGCTTCCTCGGTGCCGGCATCGGCTTCGGTGGCGGCTGCCTGCCCAAGGACATCCGTGCGTTCTCCGCTCGTGCGGAAGAGCTTGGGCGGGGCGAATCCGTCGCGTTCCTTCGTCAGGTCGACGAGATCAACCTGCGCCGCCGCGAGCGCGCCGTGCAGCTCGTCGTCGACGGGCTCGGGGGATCGGTGTTCGAGAAGAAGGTGACGGTGCTCGGCGCGGCCTTCAAACCGCACTCCGACGACATCCGCGACTCTCCCGCCCTCGACGTCGCCGTGCGCCTGCACGGACTCGGCGCGAACGTCACGGTCACCGATCCGGCGGCGATCGAGAACGCCCGCCGCATCCACCCGCAGCTCACCTATGTCGAAGACCGCGACGAGGCCATCCGCGACGCCGACGCTCTCGTGCTCGTCACCGAATGGGACGAGTACCGTCGCCAGTTGCCGCCGGAGCACGCGTCGTCGCTCACCGACGGCCGCGTCGTCGTGGACGGGCGCAACGGGCTCGACGCGGCCGCGTGGCGCGCCGCGGGGTGGGCGTACTACGGGATGGGGCGGCCGTAA